Proteins found in one Pseudomonas sp. P8_241 genomic segment:
- a CDS encoding M12 family metallopeptidase, with protein MNNIEHCTLIQWPDHQESYDAAINESPRNANYQTGSRRKRSLVNYSKLWENDRTLKIAFMDDPDDEHKRKIIDAASKWLPYINLTFDFVEGRAGEIRIATKNNRNSSILGTDALLTHPDWPTMQLGVKPEHEDFELIVIHEFGHALGAMHEHQHPDANIPWDKPKVYEFYKNREMNPIDKEAVDMNIFTPFDTIEAIYTPYDKKSIMHYPVANALTLGDWEIPPNRKISKKDKTMMKLLYPKR; from the coding sequence ATGAATAACATTGAGCACTGCACACTTATCCAATGGCCCGATCATCAGGAATCTTATGACGCAGCCATCAACGAAAGCCCCAGAAATGCAAACTATCAAACAGGCTCCCGCCGCAAGCGCTCTTTAGTTAATTATTCAAAACTGTGGGAAAATGACCGCACGTTGAAAATCGCGTTCATGGATGATCCTGACGATGAGCATAAACGCAAGATCATCGATGCGGCCAGCAAATGGTTGCCCTATATCAATCTGACTTTCGATTTCGTCGAGGGTCGAGCAGGCGAGATAAGGATCGCCACCAAAAACAACCGCAACAGTTCAATACTGGGCACCGATGCGCTATTGACTCACCCGGACTGGCCAACCATGCAACTGGGCGTAAAACCAGAACATGAAGACTTTGAGCTTATTGTCATTCACGAGTTCGGACACGCCTTGGGAGCAATGCATGAACACCAACATCCCGATGCCAATATCCCCTGGGATAAGCCGAAAGTGTATGAATTCTACAAAAACCGGGAAATGAACCCAATCGACAAGGAGGCGGTTGACATGAACATCTTTACTCCCTTCGATACAATTGAAGCGATTTATACGCCTTACGACAAAAAGTCCATCATGCATTACCCTGTTGCCAACGCCCTGACACTGGGAGACTGGGAAATCCCCCCTAATCGCAAGATCAGCAAGAAAGATAAAACAATGATGAAACTGCTCTACCCAAAACGCTGA
- the dapC gene encoding succinyldiaminopimelate transaminase, which translates to MNNALTQLQPYPFEKLRALLGSVTPNPDLRPIALSIGEPKHRSPSFVAEALASNLDQMAVYPTTLGIPALREAIAAWCERRFGVPGGWIDPARNVLPVNGTREALFAFTQTVVNRGDDALVVSPNPFYQIYEGAAFLAGAKPHYLPCLDENGFNPDFDAVSPDIWKRCQILFLCSPGNPTGALIPVETLKKLIALADEYDFVIAADECYSELYFDEQTPPPGLLSACVELGRKDFKRCVVFHSLSKRSNLPGLRSGFVAGDADILKGFLLYRTYHGCAMPVQTQLASVAAWNDEVHVRANRALYREKFDAVLEILSPVLDVQRPDGSFYLWPNVAGDDAAFCRDLFEQEHVTVVPGSYLSREVDGVNPGAGRVRMALVAPLAECVEAAERIRAFVTRNK; encoded by the coding sequence ATGAACAACGCTCTGACCCAGTTGCAGCCTTACCCTTTCGAAAAGCTCCGCGCCCTGCTCGGCAGCGTGACGCCGAACCCGGACCTGCGCCCGATTGCACTGTCCATCGGCGAGCCGAAACACCGTTCGCCAAGCTTTGTCGCCGAGGCCCTGGCCAGCAACCTGGATCAGATGGCGGTGTACCCGACCACGCTCGGCATCCCGGCGCTGCGTGAAGCCATCGCGGCCTGGTGCGAGCGTCGCTTCGGTGTTCCTGGCGGCTGGATCGACCCGGCGCGCAACGTGCTGCCGGTCAACGGCACCCGCGAGGCCCTGTTCGCCTTCACCCAGACCGTGGTCAACCGTGGCGACGACGCACTGGTGGTCAGCCCGAACCCCTTCTACCAGATTTACGAAGGCGCGGCGTTCCTCGCCGGAGCCAAGCCGCACTACCTGCCGTGCCTGGACGAAAACGGCTTCAACCCGGATTTTGACGCCGTTTCGCCAGACATCTGGAAACGCTGCCAGATTCTGTTCCTGTGCTCGCCTGGCAACCCGACTGGCGCCTTGATCCCGGTCGAGACTCTGAAAAAGCTGATCGCCTTGGCCGATGAATACGACTTCGTGATTGCTGCCGACGAGTGCTACAGCGAACTCTACTTCGACGAACAGACCCCGCCGCCAGGTTTGCTTAGCGCTTGTGTAGAACTGGGCCGCAAGGATTTCAAGCGCTGCGTGGTGTTCCACAGCCTGTCCAAGCGTTCGAACCTGCCAGGCCTGCGTTCGGGCTTTGTCGCCGGTGACGCCGACATCCTCAAGGGCTTTTTGCTCTATCGGACGTACCACGGCTGCGCTATGCCGGTGCAGACTCAACTGGCCAGCGTAGCGGCGTGGAATGACGAAGTGCACGTACGCGCCAACCGTGCGCTGTATCGCGAGAAGTTTGATGCCGTACTGGAAATTCTCAGCCCTGTGCTGGACGTGCAACGCCCGGATGGCAGCTTCTACCTGTGGCCGAACGTGGCCGGGGACGACGCTGCGTTCTGCCGCGACCTGTTCGAGCAGGAGCATGTGACTGTGGTGCCGGGCTCTTACTTGTCCCGTGAGGTGGACGGTGTCAATCCAGGTGCTGGCCGCGTGCGCATGGCACTGGTCGCGCCACTGGCCGAGTGCGTCGAGGCGGCGGAGCGCATTCGCGCATTTGTTACCCGTAACAAGTAA
- a CDS encoding [protein-PII] uridylyltransferase — translation MPQVDPELFDRGQFQAELALKASPIAAFKKAIRQAREVLDGRFRSGRDIRRLIEDRAWFVDNILQKAWDQFNWSEDADIALVAVGGYGRGELHPYSDIDLLILLDSADHEVFRDSIERFLTLLWDIGLEVGQSVRSVDECAVEARADLTVVTNLMESRTIAGPEHLRQRMLDVTSTAHMWPSKDFFLAKRAEQKARHHKYNDTEYNLEPNVKGSPGGLRDIQTILWVARREYGTLNLRALAGEGFLVESENALLASSQEFLWKVRYALHMLAGRAEDRLLFDHQRTIAGLLGFAGDDAKQAIENFMQQYYRVVMSIAQLSDLIIQHFEEVILAPEDEAPPQPINSRFQLHDGYIEARNDNVFRRTPFAMLEIFVLMAQQPEIKGVRADTIRLLRENRHLIDDDFRNDIRNTSLFIELFKCKIGIHRNLRRMNRYGILGRYLPEFGFIVGQMQHDLFHIYTVDAHTLNLIKHLRKLQYTQVSEKFPLASKTMGKLPKPELIYIAGLYHDIGKGRHGDHSDIGAVDAAAFCQRHQLPAWDSRLIVWLVQNHLMMSTTAQRKDLSDPQVIHDFAQIVGDEAHLDYLYVLTVSDINATNPTLWNSWRASLLRQLYTETKRALRRGLENPVDREEQIRQTQSAALDILVRGGTDPDDVEQLWAQLGDDYFLRHTAGDVAWHTDAILQQPVDGGPLVLIKETTQREFEGGTQIFIYAPDQHDFFAVTVAAMDQLNLNIHDARVITSSSQFTLDTYIVLDTDGDSIGDNPARVKQIRDGLTEALRNPDDYPTIIQRRVPRQLKHFAFAPQVTIHNDAQRPVTVLELTAPDRPGLLARIGTIFLEFDLSLQNAKIATLGERVEDVFFITDAHNQPLSDPLLCSRLQDAIVEQLSVNQEPDIKLSRISI, via the coding sequence AGGCCTGGGATCAGTTCAACTGGAGCGAGGACGCCGACATCGCGCTGGTCGCGGTCGGCGGCTACGGTCGCGGTGAGTTGCACCCTTATTCCGACATCGACTTGCTGATTCTGCTGGACAGCGCCGACCACGAAGTTTTCCGCGATTCCATCGAGCGTTTTCTGACGCTGTTGTGGGATATCGGCCTGGAAGTCGGCCAGAGTGTTCGCTCAGTCGACGAATGCGCCGTCGAGGCACGAGCTGACCTGACCGTCGTCACTAACCTGATGGAAAGCCGCACCATCGCCGGACCCGAGCACTTGCGCCAACGCATGCTGGATGTCACCAGCACCGCTCATATGTGGCCGAGCAAGGACTTCTTCCTCGCCAAGCGCGCCGAGCAAAAGGCCCGCCACCACAAGTACAACGACACCGAGTACAACCTGGAACCCAACGTCAAAGGCTCCCCCGGGGGACTACGGGATATCCAGACGATTCTTTGGGTGGCCCGCCGTGAATACGGCACCTTGAACTTGCGCGCATTGGCGGGTGAAGGTTTCCTGGTCGAGAGCGAAAACGCCTTGCTCGCCTCTTCTCAGGAGTTTCTGTGGAAGGTTCGTTACGCCCTGCATATGCTCGCCGGACGTGCCGAAGACCGCCTGCTGTTCGATCATCAGCGCACCATCGCCGGTCTGCTGGGCTTCGCCGGCGACGACGCCAAGCAAGCCATCGAAAACTTCATGCAGCAGTACTACCGGGTGGTCATGAGCATTGCCCAGCTCAGCGACCTGATCATCCAGCACTTCGAGGAAGTGATCCTCGCGCCGGAAGACGAAGCGCCGCCACAGCCGATCAATTCGCGATTCCAGTTGCACGACGGTTACATCGAGGCTCGAAACGACAACGTGTTCCGCCGTACGCCGTTCGCCATGCTCGAAATATTCGTGCTGATGGCCCAGCAACCGGAAATCAAAGGTGTTCGTGCCGACACCATTCGCCTGCTGCGCGAGAACCGTCACCTGATCGACGACGACTTTCGCAATGACATTCGCAACACCAGCCTGTTCATCGAACTGTTCAAGTGCAAGATCGGCATCCACCGCAACCTGCGCCGGATGAACCGTTACGGCATCCTTGGGCGTTATCTTCCGGAGTTCGGCTTCATCGTCGGGCAGATGCAACACGACCTGTTCCACATCTATACGGTCGACGCGCACACCCTGAACCTGATCAAACACCTGCGTAAGTTGCAGTACACCCAGGTGTCGGAAAAATTCCCGCTGGCCAGCAAAACCATGGGCAAGTTGCCCAAGCCCGAACTGATTTACATCGCCGGCCTGTACCACGACATCGGCAAGGGTCGGCATGGCGACCACTCGGACATCGGCGCCGTGGATGCCGCTGCATTTTGCCAGCGTCATCAATTGCCCGCCTGGGACAGCCGCCTGATCGTATGGCTGGTGCAAAATCACCTGATGATGTCGACCACTGCCCAGCGCAAGGACTTGTCCGACCCGCAGGTGATCCACGATTTCGCGCAGATCGTCGGTGACGAAGCCCACCTCGATTACCTATACGTGCTGACCGTCTCCGATATCAATGCCACCAACCCGACGCTATGGAATTCCTGGCGCGCCAGCCTGTTGCGCCAGCTCTACACCGAGACCAAGCGGGCACTGCGTCGCGGCCTGGAAAACCCCGTGGACCGCGAAGAGCAGATCCGCCAGACCCAAAGCGCCGCCCTCGACATCCTGGTGCGCGGTGGCACCGATCCGGACGACGTCGAGCAGTTGTGGGCGCAGTTGGGCGACGACTATTTCTTGCGTCACACCGCCGGCGACGTCGCCTGGCACACGGATGCGATCCTCCAGCAACCCGTCGACGGCGGGCCGCTGGTACTGATCAAGGAAACCACCCAGCGCGAGTTCGAGGGCGGCACGCAGATCTTCATCTACGCACCGGACCAGCATGACTTCTTTGCCGTGACCGTGGCGGCGATGGACCAGCTCAACCTGAACATTCATGACGCCCGGGTCATCACGTCCAGCAGCCAGTTCACCCTCGACACCTACATCGTGCTCGACACTGACGGTGACTCGATCGGCGATAATCCGGCGCGGGTCAAACAAATCCGCGATGGCCTGACCGAAGCCCTGCGCAATCCGGACGACTACCCGACCATCATCCAGCGTCGGGTACCACGTCAGCTCAAGCATTTCGCCTTCGCGCCCCAGGTGACGATCCACAACGACGCCCAGCGCCCGGTGACGGTGCTGGAGTTGACAGCTCCCGACCGGCCGGGCTTGCTGGCGCGAATCGGCACGATTTTCCTGGAGTTTGATCTGTCCTTGCAGAACGCCAAGATCGCCACGCTTGGCGAGCGGGTGGAAGACGTGTTCTTCATCACTGACGCACACAATCAGCCGCTGTCCGATCCATTGCTGTGCAGTCGCTTGCAGGATGCAATCGTCGAGCAGTTGAGCGTCAACCAGGAACCCGATATCAAACTGTCGCGCATCAGTATCTGA